CCAAGGAAAATTATAAAGGGATAGTTTTAGACCTTAGAAATAACCCCGGCGGTCTTTTAACTGAGGCGGTAAATGTTTCTAACTTATTTTTACCTTCAGGCAAAACTGTAGTATTTACTAAAGACAGGGACGGGAAAGAAAACCATTTAAAAACTTCTGCCTTTAATGATTTTGACTCAAAAACCCCTCTTGTTGTTTTAATTAACGAAGGGAGTGCTTCAGCGTCTGAAATAGTAGCCGGTGCATTACAGGATTATAAGAGGGCAATAATTATAGGACAAACAAGCTTTGGTAAAGCTTCTGTTCAAACAATAATCCCCCTTGCCGATGGCTCAGCTATAAAGCTTACTACTGCAAGATATTATACACCAAATGGAAGATCTATCCAAGGTGTGGGGATAAAACCTGATATTGAAATCGGTACAGGGAAGATTGTTTACACTGAATCTCACTTTTCTTTTAAAGAAAGCGATTTGGAAAATCACCTAATCGGTGAAGCAGAACAAAAGCTTGATAACAAAACTGAAAGTAATTTAGATAACAGCACAGCTGAAAATTTAGACGATGATATTCAACTTAAAACAGCTATAGATATACTAAAAGGACTTATTATATATGCCCAGAAAAGCTAAAAGCAACACAAAGAGAACAAGAAAAAAATCTTTCAAAATTCCGCCGGGGCTCATCGTCGGCGGAACTTTTTTTCTGCTACTTCTTGTTATTATCTTTTCAATTATTAACCTGAAAGTCAGTAACCTAAAATCTGAAGTTACCAAGGCTAACACTCTAAAAAAGGATATTACACTTATTGAAAACAGGATAAAACTGCTTTTATTTGACTATGAGCTGGATAAAGATCATTTTAAGAAGTATGTGGAAAATAACGTTATAACTTTTGAGCTTACTATCCCTGAAAATCAAATTTACGGTATAAGACAGGCGGTTATATCATTAGCCAATGAAAACGGATTTAATGACAATTCAGATTTACTTTTTTATAAAAATAATTCTCCTGCTTTCAAAGTACTTATAATACCATTTACTGCATACAAAAATACAAATAATAATAATCTTCAAAGTGAAACTTCTGAGAATATAAAGAATGATAAGCATAAAATAGCCATTATCCTTGATGATGCAGGAAACAGTCTTGATTTGGCAGAGGAAATACTTAAAACTCCATATAAAATTACTCTCTCCGTAATTCCATTCACTCAATACGATAGAGAAACCGCAGAAATGGTAAAGAAATATAAAAAAGAGCTTTTTCTACATTTGCCAATGCAGCCAAAGTCTTACCCATCAACCGACCCGGGAAAAGGTGCAATACTTTTAAATACGCCGGAATCACTTATCAATATAATAATTAAAAAAGATATCGAACGACTTGGTAAAGTTGACGGAGCAAATAACCATATGGGCTCAGCCCTTACAGAAAATACACAAAAGATGAAACAGGTATTAAAATATCTTAAAAAGTATACCGACACATTTGTTGACAGTCATACTGCAAAAAACACTGTAGCTTACGATGTTTGTAAAGACTATATGACTTATTGCGGAATTAATAATGTCTTTATAGATAATGTAGATGATGCTGACTATATAAAAGATAAAATTAATAAAGGTATAAATCTTCTTGAAAAAGAAAAAAAAGTTATTATGATTGGACACTTGCGCCCAACAACGGTAAAAGTTTTAATGAGCTATTTACCTGAGCTTGAAAAGAAAGGAATAAAATTTTCAACGGTAAGAGAGGTTTTGGCAAATTGATAACGCTTGGTATAGAAACTTCCTGTGATGAAACATCCGCATCTATAATAGATAGTGGTAAAAATATACTTTCTGCAAAAATATTCTCTCAGGCAGATATTCACAAAAAATTTGGAGGAGTAGTCCCTGAGGTAGCTTCAAGAAATCATGCTTTGAAAATTAGACCTATTGTAGAAGAAGTTATAAATGATGCAAAGATATCTGTAAATGATATTGACTTAATAGGCGTAACAAACTCTCCGGGGCTTATTGGAGCGCTCTTTGTGGGGGTATCATTCGCAAAAGGTTTGAGCTATACATTAAAAAAACCGCTTATTCCGGTAAACCACTTGACCGCCCATATACTG
This genomic stretch from Deferrivibrio essentukiensis harbors:
- a CDS encoding divergent polysaccharide deacetylase family protein, encoding MPRKAKSNTKRTRKKSFKIPPGLIVGGTFFLLLLVIIFSIINLKVSNLKSEVTKANTLKKDITLIENRIKLLLFDYELDKDHFKKYVENNVITFELTIPENQIYGIRQAVISLANENGFNDNSDLLFYKNNSPAFKVLIIPFTAYKNTNNNNLQSETSENIKNDKHKIAIILDDAGNSLDLAEEILKTPYKITLSVIPFTQYDRETAEMVKKYKKELFLHLPMQPKSYPSTDPGKGAILLNTPESLINIIIKKDIERLGKVDGANNHMGSALTENTQKMKQVLKYLKKYTDTFVDSHTAKNTVAYDVCKDYMTYCGINNVFIDNVDDADYIKDKINKGINLLEKEKKVIMIGHLRPTTVKVLMSYLPELEKKGIKFSTVREVLAN